AAATGAGACAGCAAGGACTTTACAACAGTAGTTACCTCTGCCTTTATCTAGCACAGtggaggatggagaaagagacacaatagaggagagagataacCACCAGATCTCACTCCCGATCAACTCATCACATTATTGTCACACCAGACTGCTCTACATAAGCTGTTATTTTTTACCTGAACAATGTCAAGTACAATGGTTGTCTGCTCAGCGCTAACCTCATTCTTTAAACGAGCAAAATACCTTTTAACAATGTAAAACTTAAACACATTCCAAAACCTATTATTTTATCATAGGCCTTTTAGATGACATCATCTCGCCTAATTGTGAGCGTCTAGCACGACACAGTGTGACACGAGTCAAATCCATGTCCGCAATAGTCATGTTCAGTAGAATTGAAACAAATTTGGATATGTGGTTCTCAAGGTGAGCCTTGCACAATCCTAGGCCTGCCGCTAGTTTATCCACACACCACATTGCCAAGGCATAGTCAGCAACTCACAAACCCCATCATGACCACTCACACTTAAGAATAATGGTGTTTGGTCTCAGAATGTGGACTTCACATTCTGCTTGATACTCCTCATCTGCTTTCTAGAACAGTCTTTAGATTCAATGCAATTCACGTTCAAAGGGAGATGAATATCATGTATTGGATTATTTTTGAGTATTTGTATAGGTTATATTAAGTGTTCACAATTGTAACTCCCTTCTTGTATTTTTAATAGAAATCACCTTTTAATATAATGACAATGTTTTATGTTAAGGCTtataaataatgttttaaagGACCTCTATTTCACAACACACCTGAGAAGAAAGTTATTACTAATTGTAATTTTATTCTGTAACATATTTTTTAACAGACAAAACTCAAGCTACATTGGTaatttacatatttattttgttatgtAAATCATATTTATAAGTGCTATTTTCACAGAGAAGTGATTCTTTGTAAATTGTAAATATATTGCAGTTTTTTCTCTTTGTGTTGATTGCATGTCTTTGTATCAGACTTCAAAGGAAAGACCCATTACAAATATTTCAAATGATACATCTTCATGTTGTCTTGTTTTTCTTCAATCCGCTTTGACACATCCTATCACACAGGATGCAGTAATAACTAGTGCTGTAACTCAGATCACCAGGCTTACAGCTCAAACATGCCACTCACTCTTAATCACTACATTCTAAAGGTTGACACTTATATTACTGTATTAAGCTTCAACCTTTAGTATCTATGAATTTTACTCTATAATAACTTATCCATGGACACTAAAGTACCTTCGCAGGATCTCCACTGCAATAACAAAGCATAAATCTGGCACCCATTTTCCAGGAGCTATTTAGATTTCTGTTTCTATCCATCTTGCACAGATATAAAAACTCAGGGCCGCAATGAGTCATGTATAATCATCCCTTAGGACTTGAGAGTAATTTCTGGCTCCGACAGGACTTTAGGGTTCCTCCCCTGTCATTACACAGGGGCTGAATGCCAGTCTCTCTGGGAGAGGGCTCTGAGTCAGTCCTAGTCGCCCCAGAAACATGACTCCCCACACTGCTGCCTGCACACTCCACCCATCTGTGGAATAGAGACCCCCTATTTTTAGTCCCGGTGTGGTTCACAAGCCTTGGTTCAGCACTGCAGTCATTTGAAGAACTTCCCTGGCAAGCAATAGAGCACATACTatcacagaagagagagagggagtgtgcgcttgtgttaattaaaagtagagaaagacagtggagagagagagagaggggagaaaggggtgTGTGAGATTGGGTGAACAATTTAAAATACAGACAGACgaggaaagaggcagagagagggaaagagagtgagagagagagagagaggcagagagagcgagagaaagagatagaaagagaaagagagagtgaacacGAGAACACATGAAAGTGAGATCAGAAGGTGGGAATTTTCCCCCGACAGAGGACGGACTGAGCTGACCAGTATTGGACCTTGACAGCAAGGATTACAAACTAACCCCTGTGGGCTATATTTGGTTATTGAACACTGAATGCACTGAACGGCCCAATTGACTGGACTGTATGAGGACATGAAGTGGACTTGCTTTTCCTAAAGTCATCTCTGAGTCTTTGGAAATGTATTGAAGAGGAAGAGAATTACTTCTGAGGGAGTGTAGCTATTTGATGCCTCTTCTATTTCAGACACAAGGGTAATGTGTCATTCAACAGGTGCATATACAGTACAGAAAAAAGTAGAGAAGACAGTTAGTAACATGCTATGTTGAGAGCACAATACAGCTGCCAAAATTCATACCAAACTAACCTAGTTCCGATCACAAACATTTGGATACCTGTAGGTAAACAAACACCTTCGCTTCTTGAATGTGTTCTGGAAAATTTCTCTGCTTTGACGCCTTTTCATTTATGACAGTGTATTGGTACGTTACTGTAAAGCGAAATACACACTAAACGCAGTTAGATGGTAATTTGATCTCTCAACACACTGAACTAATTACAAAGCGCAGGCAGGAAACATAGACAGAGATTTGTAATTAAGTCTTGTCTATAAAAAGCGTGAGGCGAAGAAGGGTGAGGTCTACGTTGCGAGGGGAAAGACACCCAGTGTGAGCCGAGGAGCAGAGACACCCAGCCTGGAGCAGCAGGCCTTGTTGGAAAGAATCTTCCAGAAGCTGTTGGACAGGGGACAAGTGGGGGACCATGGACTCTCATGGAGGACACTTCCTCAACAAGGGAGCCGTGCTGTCTTTCCTGGGAGCTGCCCGCATGTGCCAACTGCTGCTCAGCTGCACCATCATGGCCCTAGTGGCCCACGGTGCGGGCTACAGCGCCTCCTACGGGACGTTTTGCATGTTCGTGTGGTGCTTCAGCTTCGCCGTCACCTTGGTGGTGTTCGTCCTGGACGTGACGCGGCTCCACGCTTGCATGCCCATCTCCTGGGACAACTTCACCGTAGCCTTCGCCATGCTGGCCACCCTCATGTACATCACCGCCTCCGTCGTCTACCCCGTCTACTTCCTCCAGACGGAGTGCCCCGCCGAGGGCTGCGAGGTGAGGAACTACGGCATCGCCGTCACCGTCTGCTCCAGCGTTTGTAGCTTCGCCTATGCGGCTGAGGTGTTCCTGACCCGGGCCAAGCCTGGCCACGTCGTGGGCTACATGGCCACCATGTCGGGCCTACTCAAGGTGGTCCAGGCCTTCGTGGCGTGCATCATCTTTGGAGCCCTGGCCAACGACAGCGAGTACACCCACCACATCCCCACCCAGTACTGTGTGGTGGTGTACAGCCTGTGCTTCTCCGTTACCGTGGTGGTGGTTGCCGCGACCGTGTCGGGGAGGACCTCCGCCCTGCGTTTCCCTTTCGACCGCTTTGTGGTGATCTACACCTTCCTGGCCATGCTTCTGTACCTCAGCACCGCCCTGGTGTGGCCCATCTTCAGCTTCGATAAGAAGTACGGCACCACCTCCCGCCCGGAGGACTGCCTACGGGGGAAGTGTGCCTGGGACAGCAAGCTGGTGGTGGCCGTGTTCACCAACGTCAACCTCATCCTTTACTTCACTGACCTGGTGTACTCCCAGAGGATCCGCTTTGTCTCCCAGTCTGCTGCCTAGCCCGAGGCTCCTCCACTGACCCTGGCCCActgacacagacacgcacaggcAGACAGCTGGGCGGACATCATCCTCTAACCTCTAATGAGGATGTAGTAGAAATCATTTCTGAAAGCTTCATCTGAACTACTGTCTTGTAGTGCAGTGCAGTGCCTTTGTATAGTTGCTGTGTTGCCCATCTTAATCAGTGCTCCGAGTTTTATATGGCATCATCATCTAATTTCATCAAAGGGAATATCAGAGTCAAGCTGTTAAAGGTTCAGCCAGGACCAATtcaaaatgccccccccccccccccatccttcaaTGGCCCCCTGTTGGAGGCAGAAAACCAGGGGGACCAGAAAGGCTTAGCTAAGCATCTTAGGCcatgagaggaaggaggagagatggccACCTCAGCACCCAAGTGCATTTTCATCTCCTAGTATCAAGTTTGAAATGTTCTGCCTCAGCATGTCTTAGGACAAGCTTGTGTGAGCAGAAACAGGGTTGAATACCTGGGCAGCATAAGAACATGGAAGGATTACCATAATAATGGTCCATATGAAGATTTGTATTTTCCCTGGCAGAGCAAAAACATTGCCTTATGAAGGAACCTTCACTTACTATTTGTAACGATCATTTCAGAAGTTTGTTTGAATATAGGGCTTTCAAGTACACCTAGTATTTAAGAGTACGAGATCAGAGATAGTAGAAGTAGAAGAGATAGTAGTTTTTTCACTATGATGGACATTGTTCATTACATACCTCGATCAAATCTAATGTGCGTTCCTAAACAATGATGGGATAAATGATGCATTTTGATCAAATATAGGTATTTAGAAGTTAATTATTTATGCTACTTGAATCTGAATGCTGTGTTATATTAGTCTATAATTAAAAGAAATGCAATGTATTAATCGTGTTTTCTATTGTGAAAGTGTCTTGAATAAATGTGGAGAGTTTACATAACTCACTCAACCTTAACTTTGATTCTTCATTGGTGGAGTTTGTCCTCAGTTTGACAGTATCATGTTTGACTGTCCTTTTCTATCATCGACCAGTAGGTGGGAGAATTTAACCTACTTTTTCTTCCCGAAGCTTAAACACTATGCTCAAGAGCCTGATGCAACTGGTTCTTCATCTTGCAGAGACTGCCCATAACAAAGAACATGGCAACAGCAATTGGCTAGTCACAGAGCAAACATCCTATTCCATTGGCTCTGATGCGTGTCACTTTAAATACGTCAGCGTTTTGCTGCATGCATGTTACGTATTGGATAGTTGGTGAGGACGAAGCCACGTTGACACAGTGTAACTATTTTGCTGTCCTGCCTATCAAGCGTCAACTTAAGTCAACGAAACTATTTATTTACTCGTCACATCTGTAAGTAGCTAAATTATATAAATGTTTGTATGTGCCATGCTATTTGTTTTCGTAATTAACTGCAGTGAAGCATCAACATTACCAGGAAGTGATTACTATCCTTCTGCCAGTTCATTGGAGGTTAGCTTGCTATGGTTCCAGGGAACATGTTGTTTTCTACTGGAAGAACATTTACCGTCTTTTTACAGTTGCAAATATGAAGCCGTATACCTATTGGAATGTTCTATTCTAAATGTGCAGGTGGACTGGGATGAGTGTGGGGTTTATAGGAGCGGGCCAGTTGGCCCATGCTCTGGTTAGGGGCTTCACAGCTGCAGGTCAGTCTTCTTGCTAAAACACtcacaccagtgtgtgtgtatatatatatatctcaaaCCACCCAACactaaatacatatatatatatatatatatatacatgcatATTCACCTTCTGATTGTTCACCTTCTGATTGTTTCTGAGTAATCTCTGCTTCTGTATTTCATGGCAGGTGTGATTGCCGGTAATAGAATCACAGCCAGCTCTCCAGACACAGACCTCCCCACGGTAGCTGGTCTGCGAGTGAGTGGAGATGGCATCCCTTTGTATGCACTTGGTGCCTTATTCAACCCCCAAGAACAAGTGTACCTTTGGCAAAGCATATACTTGGAAGGATGTGTTCAAGTACCAAATCTTTTGCTTTATCGTGCAGAAATTGGGTGTCAATCTCACAATGAGCAACAAGGAAGTGGTGAACAAGAGTGATGTTCTCTTCCTTGCTGTCAAACCACACATCATTCCATTTGTGTTGGATGAGATTGGACCAGATATAGAAGACCGTCATCTCATTGTCTCCTGTGCAGCGGGTGTCACTATCAGCTCTATTGAGAAGGTAAAGCGTTGTTAATATAGAAGTAGCCCACCGATTGGTCTTCCATAAGTGAAAACTGTGGGGTGGAATTCTGTTTTTGTGAAGTGTATAATGTAAGACTTATATGATTGACCCTTCCTCTCCACTGTGCTCTGGTCTCATGGGGACCATTATCAGGCAGTAACATAAAACACACTGGCTCCTGCCTGAAATTTCTCAGAATTTGCCCAGATACTTGGTTGGCAGTCACTTGTGTAAGATCTGAAACCGTCTGGATCTATCAATACAAAATTAGATATGAGCTAGTC
Above is a window of Hypomesus transpacificus isolate Combined female chromosome 17, fHypTra1, whole genome shotgun sequence DNA encoding:
- the LOC124479460 gene encoding myeloid-associated differentiation marker-like protein 2, which translates into the protein MDSHGGHFLNKGAVLSFLGAARMCQLLLSCTIMALVAHGAGYSASYGTFCMFVWCFSFAVTLVVFVLDVTRLHACMPISWDNFTVAFAMLATLMYITASVVYPVYFLQTECPAEGCEVRNYGIAVTVCSSVCSFAYAAEVFLTRAKPGHVVGYMATMSGLLKVVQAFVACIIFGALANDSEYTHHIPTQYCVVVYSLCFSVTVVVVAATVSGRTSALRFPFDRFVVIYTFLAMLLYLSTALVWPIFSFDKKYGTTSRPEDCLRGKCAWDSKLVVAVFTNVNLILYFTDLVYSQRIRFVSQSAA